Genomic segment of Dromaius novaehollandiae isolate bDroNov1 chromosome 6, bDroNov1.hap1, whole genome shotgun sequence:
TTTGTAACTCATCTGCCAACTCTAGCTAGAGACCAAAAAATACCCACAAATAGCTATGACAGCGGTGGTATTCCGCGTAATACTACTGTTTACACAGATCCTGGAACATTTCACACTGCTGTTCTAGGACCCCGCATGCCTGGAAACGGTTTCTCAAACAGGACAATGTTCTGTCAAGCCACTGGGATTATGCAAGGTGGTCTGACTTACAGTAATATTCCAAACTGTGCATACTCACCCATGGTGATGACAGTTCATAACAATTCTGCAGTGCCCTGCAATACAAGGCAGGACTCTTGTATGAAAGTAGATGCCACTGTCCCTGCCTATTGCCATTCTTTGCCCATACCATCTATACAGCTTGTTCCACGGTTGGTATGCTCGGTTAGCGAGTCAGGAAAGGAGCAGGCAGTACCTGGTTATTGTCATTCCTTTTCTACTTCAGACATTCTCACGTATCCCAAGCTAGTGTCATCAGTAAGCGAATCGGGCCTGGATGCCAAGAGAGTCCTGAAGTGCTGTAGTGTTCCTGGAGAACAACTGCAACACGCTCAACACTGTGCCCAGCAGGGCAGAGCTCCTCCAGAAACAGAGGCCATCTGTGTTGCCTTCAATAGCCAGCAAGGGGCAGACATGATAATGAAAACGAAGGACATGTGGACTATGACCTCTATGAATGATTTGACCAGAGGACTGAAACCATCTCTGGAGCGTAGAGACGCCGAGGTACAGACTCTTCCAACCATGGAATACAAACCTGTGGCCACAAGTCCAGCGGCCGCAGCAGAAAGCCAGCTGCACGTGTTCCCAGAGGTGAACCTGGAACCAGATTCAGAGGCCCCCAAATCTCCAGTGCGTGAAGTGAGATGGGATGATGAAGGAATGACATGGGAGGTGTACGGGGCATCTGTGGATCCAGAAGTTCTTGGTTTAGCCATTCAGAAACATCTTGAGATTCAAATAGAACAATTCCAGACAGAGCCTGCCCAGCTGGCTGGGAAAAGTAATGAGGATACTTTTGATAAGGAGCCATCTTCCGCTAAAGTGGGAAAGAAGAGACCATTCCGAACCATGATGCATTCTCTAAGATATCCGAGCTGTTGCGCCCGGTCCAGTACTGCAGTGGAGTGAGCACAGCTCCATGACAGCTGTGCTTCCTTTGAATTGTTAACAAACGCTGATCCCTAGGTGTTAACGTAGTGCATGTGCACAATCCACTCACTTCAGTGTGAGCTGGAACAGTGTGAGTGACCATCAAATGCACAGCGCAGCAAGGAAAAATCCATGCATGGGCCATGTAACAGAGGACTTAGAGTTGTACCCACATAATGCTGTCCGAATGCTCTTGACTGTATTTAATGTAGCACTGTTTTATTCTTGTATGTTAGTTTTAAATAATGGTATAAGAAATAAGATTACTTTTCTAAATGATGcatctttttaaaatcatgttgaATTTCTCTGTGTTTTAATAATTTAAGATTAGGTAGCAAGGTTAGAAAATAATGCTTTAGTCAAAGTTCTTATCATTAAATCCTACTCCCTTAAGTTGTTTTGGGAGCTCTTTTGCTGTTAATTTATAATAATGCTGACTATAAACACACTTTAGCAATAGATAACAGGGCAAACTAGTGTAATGCTATATTACAAATAATTGTAACTTTTGGTATTTAATTCTGCACAGTACTTTCAGTATTGTTAGCTTGAACTCATCCTTTTGCAAACTGATGTATGGTTGGAGGATGCTACTGCAACTCTCAGATTAGTTTGTAGTTATGATGATACATTCTAAATATCCAGAACTGATATTTACCTAGTGATTGACACAAATGTACAGTACTACCAAAGATGACTCATGTAATGTGAATTTCTTATTGAATTCTTGTTTCTTAAATACATGAAACAAAAGCTGATCAGATTAGTCTGTCACACCCCATAAATTATaagcagttttgttttgcatatattaaaaataatttccagtgAGTTCTTTTTATGTGCATCTGTCCTGAACAGTGGTTATTTTGTTGTTATATAAGCCACAGGCAACAGTTGGCATGCAACCTTTACTCATCATGTGTTCCCTGCCAGTTCTGATGTCAGGCATCTGCGGAAAGTGAGCCTTCCTGTCTTCCCCAACTGCAACTCTATCATTATTTGTTCTGAGTGACTTGATCATATGGGAAGCTTAAAACCTTCTTTTCTCCCAAATACAATAGCAAAAATATTCCCAGTGAGGAGCCATTTTTCTACAGTACTGTAGCAGCAGTGCAATGCCTGTTTGAACTGGAAGATTTGTTATGAAAGCTGAGAGCATTATTTCCAGTATCATATGCATGGCACTAGGGGAGTGTCTAAGATTCGCTGGGAAACCAGGTATGCACAATATTTTTTGGTGAAAAGAGAGGAGGAACATTTGTTTGTCTCAAAGGAAATGTTTCGGTGTCAGAGAACTTACTACTGTGGAATTACCCATTCTTTCTTTAAATGTGTGAGGTTTTTCTCCTTTGTCCTGGCTCCCTATAGCAATCATTTAATAGGCTGTCTACATAATATTAACCTAACATTTATGTATGAATAGAAGCCCCTGATCCTCAGGACAGTTATAAAAATTTCATCCATAAAATCCTTAAATATAGGATCTACTACCTGGAATGTGCTGTAATGTACattattaatttaataatattCAGTTAATTTAATAATATTCAGTATTTCAAGATCAAATTTTCAGTCCTGAGCAAGGTGGAATTAAACAGACCTGGCTCCAGTGAAACTCCCTTTGAGTTCAGTAGGCTTCATTCAGGCTTTGCAATGTTGGCCCGAATCAAGTCTGTTGAACTCAAAATGAATTTTGTACAAATCAAGTCAAAGGCCAGCGGAATATGACCCGATAATTAGTATGCCTTTATAGCTGGGAGCACCCAAGTTTTGATCATAACCCTAGATTCTAAAGTTACTTTTGTTATAGCTTCATTTGTATGAAAGTAATTagtagctacaaaaaaaaaatcacttccacTGATATTTAATCAACGTTTAGCTGAACAGATTCTATATAGGCTTATTCTGTGGTCAGAGTATCATAAGTAGTTCTTCCTTTCTGTAAATACTAAGCACTATATGATCTAAAACTTCTTGTTGTCTTAGCTTGTCCTCAGGTGTGCTTTTGGCAGGAGGATTAAAAGTGCGAAACAAAGTAAAAGTTTAACATAGTAACTAGATCTCACTCCTGTGACCATCATAATCCatactttctttttaatttatttgatgTGCATCATCATCATCTTAATTCCCCTTCTTCTCCCCACCCCAAGCCCCcctacaaaaagaaaaccccactCTGATAAGATCCTAAAATAGAACTGACTGTCAAACTGATTAGAAGGAAATTGGGAAACCCAATGGAAGTTTGCAGAAGTGGCCAGAACAACACAACAGGGTTTTTTGAGTCCTTTGGCTCCTATATGAAATCCAAGAGCTTCCCCTGCTTTTATAGCAAAAAGTTCTGGTGTGAATTACCTATGGCTTATGCTTCAGTAGAGATTTGCTATTATAGTACCAAACACTGATTATCATTCCTGGATGAGAAAAATATATGTCAAGCAAGGTGAAAAGATGCCCATGTTTTGCTAATGAAGAAAAACGGATCCTCCCTTGTTTCAAGTATTGTAGCTCTTTAGGATACTAATTTGAATCAGTGTTGGTAACAAAAATAGCATTTGTGTCTGAAGATTTCCTATGCTTTTGGAAAGGAGTAAAATATAAGGGATATTAATGgagatttagggaaaaaaatcttagtatTAACTATATGGATAAAACATGTAAGCTGTTGCATTCATATGATGGATGCCTCTTAAAAAAGGGAATATGGATTCATTTTGCATTTGGattctaaaaattattttaaattgtacAGTTGTACACTGACTATCTTTCATATTAGACCTCTGTTCAAGTGTTATTCTTTTAAGTGTTTGTAAGAACTGGGATTAGTTTTGCAGCAAGAACTGTATCTTGGGGGTCTTTTGAATGTTTTCTAATTTAGGAAAATCCAAATTGATTACATTCTACTTTTAAATAGGAGAACTTAACTGGAATCTCCTCTGGCCTCCCGCTGCTGGAGGAGACTCTTTTACTTGCTACAGCCTGGATCCTGAGCTGGTTCTGTTCAGGATGGCCCCAAATCTCATTCTTTATGCATAGGTTTTGCTTTAGGACCCCCTGCGCTAGAATAAGCTTCTTTCCTTCTAGACAGGGCTTAAGAAATTGTGTGTGTTATGTAACAGAGCCGAAAGGGCCTATTGCAATATTGCTCCTGGTCCCCTGAGACAGCAGTGAGGCAGGGAGGAAAATGCAGTCAGCTGCTTGGTGTCCAACTGTAACCAGTCAAGGAtgtttctgagaaagaaaagcatctccaGTGTATGTACTGGGGAATATAACCAGTCAAGGAtgtttctgagaaagaaaagcatctccaGTGTATGTACTGGGGAATATATTTCTTCTTGATCACTTCTCCGCTTAAAAATAGTGAGAAATAATGGCAAGTTGGACTAATTGCATTATTGGATAGACATTTAGTCTTTTAAATCCAAAGCAGTAATGACCTGTCTGGAGACATGCTGAGGTAAGAGGCCTTCTGGAAGGATGTTATTCCCTGTTAAAGATGGAATAAGaaaaactgggtttttttttttttttttggaaagcaacTTACAGTGAGGTTGGAATAAACCAGCATCTTATCTTTACGCAGGGAACTAGACCCAAGAGCCCCAGTTCCCTGCACAGAGAGGGATCAGGTGCCCCCACAGACTGCTCGCCCCTTCCCTCGCAAGGGTTTCCAACTGTGAAATTGCAATGTTAATACTTCATTACCATCTGTTCCTTTCAGACATGTTGAGGTGATTAATTTGTGTTCTTAagctctttgaaaatgaaagcagTCTATTAGTGCAAAGTAATACTGTTAATTGGCAAGAGAGGAGGGAGCATAAGGGTTTACTAGATGGAAATAAATAATTCTAATCAACTTCCACAGTACAAATCAAATAACTTGCTGCATCAGCTGTTTGTCTTTCCCTTTTAGGGAACTTCAGGACTCGAATAATGAAGTGCGAGTTTCGgtttctgagtttttttctttccttgtgttcAGAACTATAGCTTTGAAATGAAGAGCACAAAATGCACAATGAGCTGATTTCCAAAGCCTTGTTATTTAAATGGGTCACACGATCTAGCTGGCCCTAAGGAGAATCTGACCGTGGGCCTCTCGGGTCTGCAaatgctgcctgcctgccgcAAAGGGACGGAGGTGCACGGTTTCCTGGCGCTGTTACTGTTCAGGGGCTCCCGCTGCCCTGCCCTTCCGAAGGGGCCAGCTCTAGTGAGCTACGTGATTTATGAAGGGGAAGGCACAAGTGTGTTTTGTGGGCGACTTGGTTAGCGAGACTTGCTTTCCTTTGAGTGAGGCTTGCGTTCTCACTCAAAAGGAAACTTGCAGCCAAAACTTCTGCCCAGTACAAAAACAGGTGTGCTCCTTCTTCACCCCTGAAAGCTAAAATAAGTGTATCCCTTTTCTGCCTGCGCTTCTGCACTGCGGGGAGTTGTTCTGCTGTCTCTTCTTCCCGTAGctcctctgcagaaaaggaaaggtCCTTGGCAATGGGGCTAAACTCAGTGAAGTCCCAGTGAAGGACTAAGTATCCAGCCTCCTGTGGCGTTTACTGCTGCTCTGTGTCCATGAAGGGAACAGATATCCTTTGCCACGGTCACTTGGATGTCCAGTTTCCACCCTTCTCAAGCTCTAGAAATGCTGGGTCTTGAGCTGATAGCCATCACATGTACAAGGGCCAATGCGTTCAGATAGCAGAGTACTAAGCTGTAGCTTGTAAGTCTTTAGAAGCATTAATCCTATCTAGTGTATGACCTAAACAGATGTCATCTATCTTATTACCAGCCGTTCAATATGCTACAGGCTATGCTACTCAGACAACATGCGAAGGAAATTTTGAAAACCAAGGGGGAAAGACACTGGTGAGGAAATGACACTGCAACCCTCCATCCCACTCCAAGCATCTCCTGTTCACCtaccagcaaaacaaaacaactccaAAAACAGTCAGCCACCCGGCGGTGCAGGCTTTCAGACGTATAATGGAGGAGAGATTTTGTCCTCCATGTGGTTAAAGGTAATGTAGTTTAATTAATCTGGGTCAAGAGCTTTCCGCGAATTACAGGGCAGGGATGCTGCTGGCCGGGAGTCCATCTCCTTGCTCCACCTGGCGCTCAGTGGCTGGCACGCTGCCTGGCAGCACAAACCCACCCACTCTGGCCTCCACCTGCCTTGCACATCGTTAACTGTAGAGCAGAGACGAGCTCGCAACTCCCTGCGCCGTGAATCTTGCAGAAACCTGCTTTCGTTTGTGCCTTCCAGGGCAAAACTGCTGACGAGAAGCCCTTTACTTACCCTGCCTTTGGCGTAGGCTGTAGTGCAAGCTGCTTCACCCCAGGCTGGGACTGGGCCAAAATTCCTGCCTGTAGGTAGGTTTAAAGCTGCCTAGCGTTCACATTGTCTGGAAAACCTTACAAATGTCATTGTGTCAGAGAATCCAATTTTAGCAAAGTCTGTGCATAAATTTGAACTTGGTTAtggtttttatttcttgttttcataGCGATCTGTTTGCTAAATGTTACACTTTTTTCAGCATAGAGCTCACTCTATTATAATTATAGGTTAATTCAGTGCCATGCTGCTATAACTGCTTTCTTAAAAATGATCTTGGAGAAAAATGAGACACGCATTTCTGAGACAGCAGAAGAGACCTGTTTTGATTGTGTGGGGATGTCTGCTGTTCAACAAGCCACTTTCCACCTCAGATTAGAGTAATCCCTAGAGCCATAACATAGCATAATGGTATTTTGAAGATgttattttaaaagggaaatacCTACAAGACCACATGAAAGCCCAGGCAAAAGTTAGAGGATTATGCTTAATTTACGGTCCCATAGTATATAAAAAACTAGCAGAAGTTTAAAGTTTAGGGTTTGAACTGATAACATGCACTTCTGGGAATTCTGAGCAAAGGTAACGCTCCTTCCAGAGACTTCTTGTATCAGCAGGCTGTACCTCCTAATGCATCTCTGTGAATGCAGTCCTGTGAAAAGTTTCAGCTGCAGTCTGGTTATCCGACATCTTTATCCGCGTAAAATTACAATCTAGAAATATCAACAGTGTAGGACAGAATAGAGGTCTTCTGCAAAGTGAGTCCCAGAGAATAAATAGTTTTTCAAAGATGATGTCTTGAAGCCACTGCAAATTCAGTGTCCAATAACAGGACACAAAACTAACCACTCTCCATGAACCTGCATATGAACTATCCTCAAAGCAGGCAAACTGAAAGCTACTGCCCCATCTCAAAAGCCACTCACCTCCAGGCTGAGATGCATGAGGGCTTTAAATCACAAACCCAGCTCTTCAGGGAACTATAGGCCTCTAAAATTTTAGCACAGGGCTCTACGCTTGCTGATAAACTCTTCCATTAATGCTCTGACTTTTTAAATTTACAATCTTTCTCATATGTCAAGTATGTCCttaaaattattcaaaaactATGACTGTGTAGTGTACACAGAACATTACTAAGGATTTAAGTTTAATATTAATCTGTCTCCTTTCCCACTAGTTAAAgttgtaggagccactgagtccaAGATCAATGAACCAGTGGTGGCAAGTGACTTTGCCTACTGAATGTATATGTATTTCTCTGTGTATTGTAG
This window contains:
- the GPRIN2 gene encoding G protein-regulated inducer of neurite outgrowth 2, whose translation is MSADSHRLHTHSHQETLNSACYGPLNVSSHPLSKSSSSLVCTRQSSSEESQSNKQELKKSHSSTVCQTLGYESDARSVLSPGWSFTQSGVMGLGSVVRTVNDQSADDTALNRAKTANHFLIADQSLASWEAGETKMCMKSSTVENVSSASIVRQQSVCKMEEPGAAVQRSHSDLTCSCKQESCVAHVETSATHSSLSSSSSRHGPSVARMSFQTQRCESETNENTLHYQNFVTHLPTLARDQKIPTNSYDSGGIPRNTTVYTDPGTFHTAVLGPRMPGNGFSNRTMFCQATGIMQGGLTYSNIPNCAYSPMVMTVHNNSAVPCNTRQDSCMKVDATVPAYCHSLPIPSIQLVPRLVCSVSESGKEQAVPGYCHSFSTSDILTYPKLVSSVSESGLDAKRVLKCCSVPGEQLQHAQHCAQQGRAPPETEAICVAFNSQQGADMIMKTKDMWTMTSMNDLTRGLKPSLERRDAEVQTLPTMEYKPVATSPAAAAESQLHVFPEVNLEPDSEAPKSPVREVRWDDEGMTWEVYGASVDPEVLGLAIQKHLEIQIEQFQTEPAQLAGKSNEDTFDKEPSSAKVGKKRPFRTMMHSLRYPSCCARSSTAVE